In Spodoptera frugiperda isolate SF20-4 chromosome 1, AGI-APGP_CSIRO_Sfru_2.0, whole genome shotgun sequence, the following are encoded in one genomic region:
- the LOC118273279 gene encoding uncharacterized protein LOC118273279 isoform X14 produces the protein MDPGVGECELAERDPGLCVCKEGPTLDILKDIQRLYEEKLEQLDRACGITKMQQQVDLLRSWVSDLVGQNTLLARAVEELETEATTKLMMERQKNSERGSKNIICSKVSELKLLNESLHKENMAKEREIRQLNKDAQAYEQTIMNLRKEMSSCKYHRPEVPKKDAEVMAGMCCTGTECPGAEPRTSTPNVSCAPLCGVASSTPNISFIERSCSVSALVSDSSIADLECHFQKHNASFSKDQSNNTVFCTPRGSLKTTRCNDSKNSSCQASPRECSFESPRDCPWQESTPGCPLQGSPRRCPNQEPSCPGQRPPPCQKEPSCPAQRPPPCQKEPSCPAQRPPPCQKEPSCPGQRPPPCQKSADSSRCCGEGGYQRGLLNFAQRECPAKRKNKQDCKCNKDKVDCKCHKEEIFCKKCHKEKVHCKCPKEEIFCKKCHKEKVHCKCPKEEIFCKKCHKEKVHCKCPKEEIFCKKCHKEKVHCKCPKEEIFCKKCHKEKVHCKCPKEEIFCKKCHKEKVHCKCPKEEIFCKKCHKEKVDCECPKEEFNCECVEEIYFNDEAKSCCSSPKSCYTDRSEERRCNQTPSEFFCQLRKGLNCNSCTKMRNLKDSGATCSLIDSSNATCDASFYHSKLLATLQILQNKEETIGVQADSLAVAEERIATLTDRANELKKELDRKTKENQTLRKIADCCKVVKHDVCVVTDRPMEDQRAIVTTLENNLSVIEELYRECFYETAKQENLIEMLRSSYLDVRLMEKQKADQIGHLQTVIDKQKWSIDRYQDIASEVDGLKTEISNFLNSTTSTSTNHDSGMWERSEDSLTSVPAVQDDLQDLTEQLLRLQDLLAVGDEGLTYPHYSDQLECSCGLKEENIKLKKEAEGLRIKMGDLQQKLCSLEGVLALKTEADLKYQAEMEMKHQELSKIREELARSQEDTCEAMSMQLRRTKALLDEKTELINQLKQENECQAEKIQSLQEELDKADSIIKENCKMRSEVSYLSAQVELWRAQLEDSQRHVCALDQELARTRAHTQQIDACYREKASAVAELQAHLEQAYARGAALCGESRRAVGAVRTWMRRMRDKHREQEALLKERDALLEILQRRLEEQQSESHVCPTCEKLAPCSKCQSSRDDRSFTSKPRSPPCCSASPSEMPSCSSTPPACRVSRNKEAAAKRCKAWMCDTSVQLPERRESGSDAPPRAACCGLRGARHVRLSRATLQLQPGPASPRRSPRQLQAASPSASCAPVKMPCVGPSSSCAPVELPCAGPSSSCAPLQLKCAGSSPSRASPSPGRRASQLQSPDCECQSPGVARRCPGRAVSPTEELLQRVEQLSDALADGSRRWGRGRGAAAV, from the exons atgGATCCCGGTGTGGGGGAGTGTGAGTTAGCCGAGAGGGACCCGGGGTTGTGCGTGTGCAAGGAGGGACCGACACTCGACATCCTCAAGGACATTCAGCGTCTGTATGAGGAGAAGTTGGAACAGTTAGACAGGGCCTGTGGCATTACTAAAATGCAG caacaAGTGGATCTACTTCGGTCCTGGGTGAGTGACCTGGTGGGCCAGAACACACTGCTGGCGCGGGCTGTGGAGGAGCTGGAGACGGAGGCCACCACCAAACTTATGATGGAACGCCAGAAGAACAGCGAG AGAGGTTCGAAGAACATAATATGCAGCAAAGTATCGGAACTGAAGCTGTTAAACGAGTCGCTGCACAAGGAGAACATGGCCAAGGAAAG AGAGATAAGACAGCTGAATAAAGATGCTCAAGCATACGAGCAGACCATCATGAACCTTAGGAAGGAGATGTCAAGCTGCAAGTATCACAGGCC AGAGGTGCCGAAGAAGGATGCCGAGGTGATGGCCGGCATGTGCTGCACGGGGACTGAG tGCCCTGGAGCTGAGCCGAGGACTTCGACTCCTAACGTGAGCTGCGCGCCGCTGTGCGGGGTCGCCTCGTCCACGCCAAACATATCCTTCATAGAAAGA TCCTGTTCAGTCTCGGCTCTGGTGTCTGATTCCTCGATAGCAGACCTAGAGTGCCATTTCCAGAAACACAACGCTTCGTTCTCGAAAGACCAGTCAAACAATACTGTCTTCTGCACTCCAAGGGGATCTCTAAAGACTACGCGTTGTAATGATTCCAAGAATTCTTCCTGTCAGGCTTCTCCTAGAGAGTGCTCGTTCGAGTCTCCCCGAGATTGTCCCTGGCAAGAATCAACCCCAGGTTGTCCCCTGCAAGGGTCTCCTCGACGTTGTCCCAACCAAGAGCCCAGCTGTCCGGGCCAGCGTCCTCCACCGTGTCAAAAAGAGCCCAGTTGTCCGGCCCAGCGTCCACCACCGTGTCAAAAAGAGCCCAGCTGTCCGGCCCAGCGTCCACCACCGTGTCAAAAAGAGCCCAGCTGTCCGGGCCAGCGTCCACCACCGTGTCAAAAGTCTGCAGATTCAAGTCGATGCTGTGGAGAAGGTGGCTACCAACGAGGACTATTGAATTTTGCCCAGCGCGAATGTCCCGCCAAgcgaaaaaataaacaagattgtaaatgtaataaagacAAGGTTGATTGTAAATGCCATAAAGAAGAGATCTTCTGTAAAAAATGTCATAAAGAGAAGGTGCACTGTAAATGTCCTAAAGAAGAGATCTTCTGTAAAAAATGTCATAAAGAGAAGGTGCACTGTAAATGTCCTAAAGAGGAGATCTTCTGTAAAAAATGTCATAAAGAGAAG GTCCACTGTAAATGTCCTAAAGAAGAGATCTTCTGTAAAAAATGTCATAAAGAGAAGGTCCACTGTAAATGTCCAAAAGAGGAGATCTTCTGTAAAAAATGTCATAAAGAGAAG GTCCACTGTAAATGTCCTAAAGAAGAGATCTTCTGTAAAAAATGTCATAAAGAGAAGGTCCACTGTAAATGTCCTAAAGAAGAGATCTTCTGTAAAAAATGTCATAAAGAGAAG GTCGACTGTGAATGTCCTAAAGAGGAGTTTAATTGCGAATGCGTTGAAGAGATATACTTTAACGATGAAGCCAAGAGTTGTTGTTCGAGTCCTAA GAGCTGCTACACCGACCGCTCGGAGGAACGGAGG tgCAACCAAACGCCGTCGGAGTTTTTCTG ccAACTACGGAAAGGCCTGAACTGTAATTCTTGCACCAAGATGAGAAACCTAAAG GACAGTGGCGCCACCTGCAGTCTAATTGACAGTTCAAACGCAACTTGCGACGCGTCCTTCTATCACAGTAAACTACTAGCTACTCTACAGATA TTGCAGAATAAAGAGGAAACTATAGGAGTGCAGGCGGACAGTTTAGCAGTGGCCGAGGAACGCATCGCTACGCTCACAGACCGCGCTAATGAACTGAAGAAGGAGCTTGACAGGAAGACCAAGGAG AATCAGACTCTGCGCAAGATTGCAGACTGCTGCAAGGTTGTGAAGCATGACGTGTGTGTCGTCACAGACAGGCCG ATGGAAGATCAGAGAGCAATAGTGACCACTTTGGAGAACAACTTGAGTGTCATAGAGGAACTTTACAGGGAATGCTTTTACGAG ACTGCGAAACAGGAGAACTTAATAGAAATGCTTCGTAGTTCGTACTTGGATGTGCGCCTCATGGAGAAACAGAAAGCAGATCAAATCGGGCATCTACAGACTGTGATAGATAAGCAGAAATGGTCGATAGATAGATACCAA GACATTGCATCAGAAGTGGATGGTTTGAAGACGGAGATATCGAACTTTTTGAACAGTACCACGTCGACCTCGACGAACCACGACTCG GGTATGTGGGAGCGTAGTGAGGACTCGTTGACGTCAGTACCAGCCGTGCAGGACGACCTGCAGGACCTCACGGAACAACTCCTGCGTCTGCAGGACTTGCTCGCTGTAGGTGACGAAGGATTAACTTACCCACATTACAGTGACCAG cttGAATGCTCTTGTGGTTTGAAGGAGGaaaatataaagctaaagaaaGAAGCTGAGGGACTGCGT ATAAAAATGGGCGATCTGCAACAAAAGCTATGTAGCTTGGAAGGCGTGCTCGCACTCAAGACCGAAGCAGACCTGAAGTACCAAGCAGAGATGGAGATGAAACATCAAGAA TTATCAAAAATACGGGAGGAATTGGCTCGTTCGCAAGAAGACACGTGCGAAGCTATGTCTATGCAGCTGAGACGCACTAAAG CGTTATTGGATGAGAAGACAGAATTGATAAACCAACTCAAACAAGAGAATGAGTGTCAAGCGGAGAAGATACAGAGCCTTCAGGAAGAACTGGATAAAGCGGACAGTATTATAAAAGAG AACTGCAAGATGCGCAGCGAGGTGTCGTACCTGAGCGCGCAGGTGGAGCTGTGGCGCGCGCAGCTCGAGGACTCGCAGCGACACGTGTGCGCGCTCGACCAGGAACTCGCCCGGACGCGCGCGCACACGCAGCAGATCGACGCCTGCTACAG AGAGAAGGCGAGTGCGGTGGCGGAGCTGCAGGCGCACCTGGAGCAGGCGTACGCGCGCGGCGCCGCGCTCTGCGGGGAGTCGCGCCGCGCCGTCGGGGCCGTGCGCACGTGGATGCGCAGGATGAGGGACAAACACAG AGAACAAGAAGCGTTACTCAAGGAGAGGGACGCTCTGCTGGAGATACTTCAGCGTCGCCTGGAGGAGCAACAGAGCGAGTCCCACGTGTGCCCCACCTGCGAGAAGCTGGCGCCGTGCTCCAAGTGCCAGTCCAGCAGAGACGACCGCAGCTTCACATCCAAGCCCAGGAGCCCGCCCTGCTGCAGCGCCAGTCCCAGCGAGATGCCGAGCTGTTCCTCCACTCCTCCGGCATGTCGAGTGTCGAGGAACAAAGAGGCCGCTGCTAAG CGCTGCAAGGCGTGGATGTGTGACACGTCCGTCCAACTGCCGGAGCGGCGCGAGTCGGGCAGCGACGCCCCCCCGCGGGCCGCGTGCTGCGGGCTGCGGGGCGCGCGCCACGTGCGGCTGAGCCGCGCTACGCTGCAGCTGCAGCCGGGCCCCGCCAGCCCGCGCCGCTCCCCGCGCCAGCTGCAGGCCGCCAGCCCCAGCGCGAGCTGTGCACCCGTGAAGATGCCATGCGTGGGGCCAAGTTCAAGCTGTGCGCCCGTAGAGTTGCCCTGCGCGGGCCCCAGTTCCAGTTGTGCGCCCCTGCAGCTGAAATGTGCGGGCTCTAGCCCCAGCCGCGCGTCCCCGAGCCCCGGGCGCCGGGCCTCACAGCTGCAGAGCCCCGACTGCGAGTGCCAGTCCCCGGGCGTGGCGCGGCGCTGCCCGGGGCGCGCGGTGTCGCCGACGGAGGAGCTGCTGCAGCGCGTGGAGCAGCTGTCGGACGCGCTGGCCGACGGCAGCCGCCGCtgggggcgggggcggggggcCGCCGCCGTCTGA
- the LOC118273279 gene encoding uncharacterized protein LOC118273279 isoform X6, whose protein sequence is MDPGVGECELAERDPGLCVCKEGPTLDILKDIQRLYEEKLEQLDRACGITKMQQQVDLLRSWVSDLVGQNTLLARAVEELETEATTKLMMERQKNSERGSKNIICSKVSELKLLNESLHKENMAKEREIRQLNKDAQAYEQTIMNLRKEMSSCKYHRPEVPKKDAEVMAGMCCTGTECPGAEPRTSTPNVSCAPLCGVASSTPNISFIERSCSVSALVSDSSIADLECHFQKHNASFSKDQSNNTVFCTPRGSLKTTRCNDSKNSSCQASPRECSFESPRDCPWQESTPGCPLQGSPRRCPNQEPSCPGQRPPPCQKEPSCPAQRPPPCQKEPSCPAQRPPPCQKEPSCPGQRPPPCQKSADSSRCCGEGGYQRGLLNFAQRECPAKRKNKQDCKCNKDKVDCKCHKEEIFCKKCHKEKVHCKCPKEEIFCKKCHKEKVHCECPKEEIFCKKCHKEKVHCKCPKEEIFCKKCHKEKVHCKCPKEEIFCKKCHKEKVHCECPKEEIFCKKCHKEKVHCKCPKEEIFCKKCHKEKVHCKCPKEEIFCKKCHKEKVDCECPKEEFNCECVEEIYFNDEAKSCCSSPKSCYTDRSEERRCNQTPSEFFCQLRKGLNCNSCTKMRNLKDSGATCSLIDSSNATCDASFYHSKLLATLQILQNKEETIGVQADSLAVAEERIATLTDRANELKKELDRKTKENQTLRKIADCCKVVKHDVCVVTDRPMEDQRAIVTTLENNLSVIEELYRECFYETAKQENLIEMLRSSYLDVRLMEKQKADQIGHLQTVIDKQKWSIDRYQDIASEVDGLKTEISNFLNSTTSTSTNHDSGMWERSEDSLTSVPAVQDDLQDLTEQLLRLQDLLAVGDEGLTYPHYSDQLECSCGLKEENIKLKKEAEGLRIKMGDLQQKLCSLEGVLALKTEADLKYQAEMEMKHQELSKIREELARSQEDTCEAMSMQLRRTKALLDEKTELINQLKQENECQAEKIQSLQEELDKADSIIKENCKMRSEVSYLSAQVELWRAQLEDSQRHVCALDQELARTRAHTQQIDACYREKASAVAELQAHLEQAYARGAALCGESRRAVGAVRTWMRRMRDKHREQEALLKERDALLEILQRRLEEQQSESHVCPTCEKLAPCSKCQSSRDDRSFTSKPRSPPCCSASPSEMPSCSSTPPACRVSRNKEAAAKRCKAWMCDTSVQLPERRESGSDAPPRAACCGLRGARHVRLSRATLQLQPGPASPRRSPRQLQAASPSASCAPVKMPCVGPSSSCAPVELPCAGPSSSCAPLQLKCAGSSPSRASPSPGRRASQLQSPDCECQSPGVARRCPGRAVSPTEELLQRVEQLSDALADGSRRWGRGRGAAAV, encoded by the exons atgGATCCCGGTGTGGGGGAGTGTGAGTTAGCCGAGAGGGACCCGGGGTTGTGCGTGTGCAAGGAGGGACCGACACTCGACATCCTCAAGGACATTCAGCGTCTGTATGAGGAGAAGTTGGAACAGTTAGACAGGGCCTGTGGCATTACTAAAATGCAG caacaAGTGGATCTACTTCGGTCCTGGGTGAGTGACCTGGTGGGCCAGAACACACTGCTGGCGCGGGCTGTGGAGGAGCTGGAGACGGAGGCCACCACCAAACTTATGATGGAACGCCAGAAGAACAGCGAG AGAGGTTCGAAGAACATAATATGCAGCAAAGTATCGGAACTGAAGCTGTTAAACGAGTCGCTGCACAAGGAGAACATGGCCAAGGAAAG AGAGATAAGACAGCTGAATAAAGATGCTCAAGCATACGAGCAGACCATCATGAACCTTAGGAAGGAGATGTCAAGCTGCAAGTATCACAGGCC AGAGGTGCCGAAGAAGGATGCCGAGGTGATGGCCGGCATGTGCTGCACGGGGACTGAG tGCCCTGGAGCTGAGCCGAGGACTTCGACTCCTAACGTGAGCTGCGCGCCGCTGTGCGGGGTCGCCTCGTCCACGCCAAACATATCCTTCATAGAAAGA TCCTGTTCAGTCTCGGCTCTGGTGTCTGATTCCTCGATAGCAGACCTAGAGTGCCATTTCCAGAAACACAACGCTTCGTTCTCGAAAGACCAGTCAAACAATACTGTCTTCTGCACTCCAAGGGGATCTCTAAAGACTACGCGTTGTAATGATTCCAAGAATTCTTCCTGTCAGGCTTCTCCTAGAGAGTGCTCGTTCGAGTCTCCCCGAGATTGTCCCTGGCAAGAATCAACCCCAGGTTGTCCCCTGCAAGGGTCTCCTCGACGTTGTCCCAACCAAGAGCCCAGCTGTCCGGGCCAGCGTCCTCCACCGTGTCAAAAAGAGCCCAGTTGTCCGGCCCAGCGTCCACCACCGTGTCAAAAAGAGCCCAGCTGTCCGGCCCAGCGTCCACCACCGTGTCAAAAAGAGCCCAGCTGTCCGGGCCAGCGTCCACCACCGTGTCAAAAGTCTGCAGATTCAAGTCGATGCTGTGGAGAAGGTGGCTACCAACGAGGACTATTGAATTTTGCCCAGCGCGAATGTCCCGCCAAgcgaaaaaataaacaagattgtaaatgtaataaagacAAGGTTGATTGTAAATGCCATAAAGAAGAGATCTTCTGTAAAAAATGTCATAAAGAGAAG GTGCACTGTAAATGTCCTAAAGAGGAGATCTTCTGTAAAAAATGTCATAAAGAGAAGGTGCACTGTGAATGTCCTAAAGAGGAGATCTTCTGTAAAAAATGTCACAAAGAGAAGGTCCACTGTAAATGTCCTAAAGAAGAGATCTTCTGTAAAAAATGTCATAAAGAGAAGGTCCACTGTAAATGTCCAAAAGAGGAGATCTTCTGTAAAAAATGTCATAAAGAGAAGGTGCACTGTGAATGTCCTAAAGAGGAGATCTTCTGTAAAAAATGTCATAAAGAGAAGGTCCACTGTAAATGTCCTAAAGAAGAGATCTTCTGTAAAAAATGTCATAAAGAGAAGGTCCACTGTAAATGTCCTAAAGAAGAGATCTTCTGTAAAAAATGTCATAAAGAGAAG GTCGACTGTGAATGTCCTAAAGAGGAGTTTAATTGCGAATGCGTTGAAGAGATATACTTTAACGATGAAGCCAAGAGTTGTTGTTCGAGTCCTAA GAGCTGCTACACCGACCGCTCGGAGGAACGGAGG tgCAACCAAACGCCGTCGGAGTTTTTCTG ccAACTACGGAAAGGCCTGAACTGTAATTCTTGCACCAAGATGAGAAACCTAAAG GACAGTGGCGCCACCTGCAGTCTAATTGACAGTTCAAACGCAACTTGCGACGCGTCCTTCTATCACAGTAAACTACTAGCTACTCTACAGATA TTGCAGAATAAAGAGGAAACTATAGGAGTGCAGGCGGACAGTTTAGCAGTGGCCGAGGAACGCATCGCTACGCTCACAGACCGCGCTAATGAACTGAAGAAGGAGCTTGACAGGAAGACCAAGGAG AATCAGACTCTGCGCAAGATTGCAGACTGCTGCAAGGTTGTGAAGCATGACGTGTGTGTCGTCACAGACAGGCCG ATGGAAGATCAGAGAGCAATAGTGACCACTTTGGAGAACAACTTGAGTGTCATAGAGGAACTTTACAGGGAATGCTTTTACGAG ACTGCGAAACAGGAGAACTTAATAGAAATGCTTCGTAGTTCGTACTTGGATGTGCGCCTCATGGAGAAACAGAAAGCAGATCAAATCGGGCATCTACAGACTGTGATAGATAAGCAGAAATGGTCGATAGATAGATACCAA GACATTGCATCAGAAGTGGATGGTTTGAAGACGGAGATATCGAACTTTTTGAACAGTACCACGTCGACCTCGACGAACCACGACTCG GGTATGTGGGAGCGTAGTGAGGACTCGTTGACGTCAGTACCAGCCGTGCAGGACGACCTGCAGGACCTCACGGAACAACTCCTGCGTCTGCAGGACTTGCTCGCTGTAGGTGACGAAGGATTAACTTACCCACATTACAGTGACCAG cttGAATGCTCTTGTGGTTTGAAGGAGGaaaatataaagctaaagaaaGAAGCTGAGGGACTGCGT ATAAAAATGGGCGATCTGCAACAAAAGCTATGTAGCTTGGAAGGCGTGCTCGCACTCAAGACCGAAGCAGACCTGAAGTACCAAGCAGAGATGGAGATGAAACATCAAGAA TTATCAAAAATACGGGAGGAATTGGCTCGTTCGCAAGAAGACACGTGCGAAGCTATGTCTATGCAGCTGAGACGCACTAAAG CGTTATTGGATGAGAAGACAGAATTGATAAACCAACTCAAACAAGAGAATGAGTGTCAAGCGGAGAAGATACAGAGCCTTCAGGAAGAACTGGATAAAGCGGACAGTATTATAAAAGAG AACTGCAAGATGCGCAGCGAGGTGTCGTACCTGAGCGCGCAGGTGGAGCTGTGGCGCGCGCAGCTCGAGGACTCGCAGCGACACGTGTGCGCGCTCGACCAGGAACTCGCCCGGACGCGCGCGCACACGCAGCAGATCGACGCCTGCTACAG AGAGAAGGCGAGTGCGGTGGCGGAGCTGCAGGCGCACCTGGAGCAGGCGTACGCGCGCGGCGCCGCGCTCTGCGGGGAGTCGCGCCGCGCCGTCGGGGCCGTGCGCACGTGGATGCGCAGGATGAGGGACAAACACAG AGAACAAGAAGCGTTACTCAAGGAGAGGGACGCTCTGCTGGAGATACTTCAGCGTCGCCTGGAGGAGCAACAGAGCGAGTCCCACGTGTGCCCCACCTGCGAGAAGCTGGCGCCGTGCTCCAAGTGCCAGTCCAGCAGAGACGACCGCAGCTTCACATCCAAGCCCAGGAGCCCGCCCTGCTGCAGCGCCAGTCCCAGCGAGATGCCGAGCTGTTCCTCCACTCCTCCGGCATGTCGAGTGTCGAGGAACAAAGAGGCCGCTGCTAAG CGCTGCAAGGCGTGGATGTGTGACACGTCCGTCCAACTGCCGGAGCGGCGCGAGTCGGGCAGCGACGCCCCCCCGCGGGCCGCGTGCTGCGGGCTGCGGGGCGCGCGCCACGTGCGGCTGAGCCGCGCTACGCTGCAGCTGCAGCCGGGCCCCGCCAGCCCGCGCCGCTCCCCGCGCCAGCTGCAGGCCGCCAGCCCCAGCGCGAGCTGTGCACCCGTGAAGATGCCATGCGTGGGGCCAAGTTCAAGCTGTGCGCCCGTAGAGTTGCCCTGCGCGGGCCCCAGTTCCAGTTGTGCGCCCCTGCAGCTGAAATGTGCGGGCTCTAGCCCCAGCCGCGCGTCCCCGAGCCCCGGGCGCCGGGCCTCACAGCTGCAGAGCCCCGACTGCGAGTGCCAGTCCCCGGGCGTGGCGCGGCGCTGCCCGGGGCGCGCGGTGTCGCCGACGGAGGAGCTGCTGCAGCGCGTGGAGCAGCTGTCGGACGCGCTGGCCGACGGCAGCCGCCGCtgggggcgggggcggggggcCGCCGCCGTCTGA